Proteins found in one Ctenopharyngodon idella isolate HZGC_01 chromosome 16, HZGC01, whole genome shotgun sequence genomic segment:
- the srsf10a gene encoding serine/arginine-rich splicing factor 10 isoform X5, translated as MLFEDVRDAEDALHNLDRKWICGRQIEIQFAQGDRKIVLCCAAPGQMKSKEKRSPRSDSRYDDYDRDGRRRRSRSRSYGRSRSRSPSYERRARRSGSPRDSRSHGRHRRSRSRENDRHRSREHGRRRHRSASHSPSQDSKYKSKSRRSQSRSASPAVEDLHQSTGSREDEPRGRSTSRSPSRSRSRSRSWAGRKSGGR; from the exons ATGTTGT TCGAGGACGTTCGTGACGCAGAGGACGCGCTGCACAACCTGGACAGGAAGTGGATCTGTGGACGGCAGATCGAGATCCAGTTCGCTCAAGGAGACAGGAAGA TTGTTTTGTGTTGCGCAGCTCCCGGTCAGATGAAATCCAAAGAGAAACGCTCTCCTCGCAGCGACTCGCGATACGACGACTACGACCGGGACGGGCGGCGCAGACGCTCCCGCAGCCGCAGTTACGGCAGAAGCAGATCTCGCAGTCCGTCCTACGAACGCCGCGCTCGCCGATCAGGAAGCCCTAGAGA cTCTCGGTCACACGGCAGACACCGGAGAAGCAGAAGTCGGGAGAATGACAG ACACAGGTCGCGTGAACATGGCCGCAGACGCCACCGCTCTGCCTCGCATTCTCCTTCCCAGGACTCCAAATACAAGTCTAAGAGCCGGAGGTCTCAGTCCAGATCGGCCAGCCCGGCCGTGGAAGACCTGCACCAGTCCACCGGCTCCCGTGAGGACGAACCCCGCGGCCGCTCGACTTCCCGTTCACCGTCTCGCTCTCGTTCGCGCTCCAGGTCCTGGGCCGGCCGCAAGTCTGGAGGCCGTTAG
- the srsf10a gene encoding serine/arginine-rich splicing factor 10 isoform X1 has product MARYMRPPNTSLFIRNISDDSRPEDLRREFGRYGPIVDVYIPVDFYSRRPRGFAYVQFEDVRDAEDALHNLDRKWICGRQIEIQFAQGDRKIVLCCAAPGQMKSKEKRSPRSDSRYDDYDRDGRRRRSRSRSYGRSRSRSPSYERRARRSGSPRDSRSHGRHRRSRSRENDRHRSREHGRRRHRSASHSPSQDSKYKSKSRRSQSRSASPAVEDLHQSTGSREDEPRGRSTSRSPSRSRSRSRSWAGRKSGGR; this is encoded by the exons GCCAGAGGATTTGCGTCGTGAGTTTGGTCGTTACGGACCTATAGTAGATGTCTACATTCCTGTTGACTTCTATTCACGGCGACCAAGAGGATTTGCATACGTACA GTTCGAGGACGTTCGTGACGCAGAGGACGCGCTGCACAACCTGGACAGGAAGTGGATCTGTGGACGGCAGATCGAGATCCAGTTCGCTCAAGGAGACAGGAAGA TTGTTTTGTGTTGCGCAGCTCCCGGTCAGATGAAATCCAAAGAGAAACGCTCTCCTCGCAGCGACTCGCGATACGACGACTACGACCGGGACGGGCGGCGCAGACGCTCCCGCAGCCGCAGTTACGGCAGAAGCAGATCTCGCAGTCCGTCCTACGAACGCCGCGCTCGCCGATCAGGAAGCCCTAGAGA cTCTCGGTCACACGGCAGACACCGGAGAAGCAGAAGTCGGGAGAATGACAG ACACAGGTCGCGTGAACATGGCCGCAGACGCCACCGCTCTGCCTCGCATTCTCCTTCCCAGGACTCCAAATACAAGTCTAAGAGCCGGAGGTCTCAGTCCAGATCGGCCAGCCCGGCCGTGGAAGACCTGCACCAGTCCACCGGCTCCCGTGAGGACGAACCCCGCGGCCGCTCGACTTCCCGTTCACCGTCTCGCTCTCGTTCGCGCTCCAGGTCCTGGGCCGGCCGCAAGTCTGGAGGCCGTTAG
- the srsf10a gene encoding serine/arginine-rich splicing factor 10 isoform X2 — translation MARYMRPPNTSLFIRNISDDSRPEDLRREFGRYGPIVDVYIPVDFYSRRPRGFAYVQFEDVRDAEDALHNLDRKWICGRQIEIQFAQGDRKTPGQMKSKEKRSPRSDSRYDDYDRDGRRRRSRSRSYGRSRSRSPSYERRARRSGSPRDSRSHGRHRRSRSRENDRHRSREHGRRRHRSASHSPSQDSKYKSKSRRSQSRSASPAVEDLHQSTGSREDEPRGRSTSRSPSRSRSRSRSWAGRKSGGR, via the exons GCCAGAGGATTTGCGTCGTGAGTTTGGTCGTTACGGACCTATAGTAGATGTCTACATTCCTGTTGACTTCTATTCACGGCGACCAAGAGGATTTGCATACGTACA GTTCGAGGACGTTCGTGACGCAGAGGACGCGCTGCACAACCTGGACAGGAAGTGGATCTGTGGACGGCAGATCGAGATCCAGTTCGCTCAAGGAGACAGGAAGA CTCCCGGTCAGATGAAATCCAAAGAGAAACGCTCTCCTCGCAGCGACTCGCGATACGACGACTACGACCGGGACGGGCGGCGCAGACGCTCCCGCAGCCGCAGTTACGGCAGAAGCAGATCTCGCAGTCCGTCCTACGAACGCCGCGCTCGCCGATCAGGAAGCCCTAGAGA cTCTCGGTCACACGGCAGACACCGGAGAAGCAGAAGTCGGGAGAATGACAG ACACAGGTCGCGTGAACATGGCCGCAGACGCCACCGCTCTGCCTCGCATTCTCCTTCCCAGGACTCCAAATACAAGTCTAAGAGCCGGAGGTCTCAGTCCAGATCGGCCAGCCCGGCCGTGGAAGACCTGCACCAGTCCACCGGCTCCCGTGAGGACGAACCCCGCGGCCGCTCGACTTCCCGTTCACCGTCTCGCTCTCGTTCGCGCTCCAGGTCCTGGGCCGGCCGCAAGTCTGGAGGCCGTTAG
- the srsf10a gene encoding serine/arginine-rich splicing factor 10 isoform X3, with product MQSLNSRCMFEDVRDAEDALHNLDRKWICGRQIEIQFAQGDRKIVLCCAAPGQMKSKEKRSPRSDSRYDDYDRDGRRRRSRSRSYGRSRSRSPSYERRARRSGSPRDSRSHGRHRRSRSRENDRHRSREHGRRRHRSASHSPSQDSKYKSKSRRSQSRSASPAVEDLHQSTGSREDEPRGRSTSRSPSRSRSRSRSWAGRKSGGR from the exons ATGCAAAGCCTTAACAGCAGATGCATGTTCGAGGACGTTCGTGACGCAGAGGACGCGCTGCACAACCTGGACAGGAAGTGGATCTGTGGACGGCAGATCGAGATCCAGTTCGCTCAAGGAGACAGGAAGA TTGTTTTGTGTTGCGCAGCTCCCGGTCAGATGAAATCCAAAGAGAAACGCTCTCCTCGCAGCGACTCGCGATACGACGACTACGACCGGGACGGGCGGCGCAGACGCTCCCGCAGCCGCAGTTACGGCAGAAGCAGATCTCGCAGTCCGTCCTACGAACGCCGCGCTCGCCGATCAGGAAGCCCTAGAGA cTCTCGGTCACACGGCAGACACCGGAGAAGCAGAAGTCGGGAGAATGACAG ACACAGGTCGCGTGAACATGGCCGCAGACGCCACCGCTCTGCCTCGCATTCTCCTTCCCAGGACTCCAAATACAAGTCTAAGAGCCGGAGGTCTCAGTCCAGATCGGCCAGCCCGGCCGTGGAAGACCTGCACCAGTCCACCGGCTCCCGTGAGGACGAACCCCGCGGCCGCTCGACTTCCCGTTCACCGTCTCGCTCTCGTTCGCGCTCCAGGTCCTGGGCCGGCCGCAAGTCTGGAGGCCGTTAG
- the srsf10a gene encoding serine/arginine-rich splicing factor 10 isoform X4, whose translation MQSLNSRCMFEDVRDAEDALHNLDRKWICGRQIEIQFAQGDRKTPGQMKSKEKRSPRSDSRYDDYDRDGRRRRSRSRSYGRSRSRSPSYERRARRSGSPRDSRSHGRHRRSRSRENDRHRSREHGRRRHRSASHSPSQDSKYKSKSRRSQSRSASPAVEDLHQSTGSREDEPRGRSTSRSPSRSRSRSRSWAGRKSGGR comes from the exons ATGCAAAGCCTTAACAGCAGATGCATGTTCGAGGACGTTCGTGACGCAGAGGACGCGCTGCACAACCTGGACAGGAAGTGGATCTGTGGACGGCAGATCGAGATCCAGTTCGCTCAAGGAGACAGGAAGA CTCCCGGTCAGATGAAATCCAAAGAGAAACGCTCTCCTCGCAGCGACTCGCGATACGACGACTACGACCGGGACGGGCGGCGCAGACGCTCCCGCAGCCGCAGTTACGGCAGAAGCAGATCTCGCAGTCCGTCCTACGAACGCCGCGCTCGCCGATCAGGAAGCCCTAGAGA cTCTCGGTCACACGGCAGACACCGGAGAAGCAGAAGTCGGGAGAATGACAG ACACAGGTCGCGTGAACATGGCCGCAGACGCCACCGCTCTGCCTCGCATTCTCCTTCCCAGGACTCCAAATACAAGTCTAAGAGCCGGAGGTCTCAGTCCAGATCGGCCAGCCCGGCCGTGGAAGACCTGCACCAGTCCACCGGCTCCCGTGAGGACGAACCCCGCGGCCGCTCGACTTCCCGTTCACCGTCTCGCTCTCGTTCGCGCTCCAGGTCCTGGGCCGGCCGCAAGTCTGGAGGCCGTTAG